From a region of the Triticum aestivum cultivar Chinese Spring chromosome 7D, IWGSC CS RefSeq v2.1, whole genome shotgun sequence genome:
- the LOC123167316 gene encoding sucrose synthase 7 isoform X2, whose product MASKLSFKRMDSIAETMPDALQQSRYQMKRCFQRYVSKGRRLLKNQQLVEELEKSLDDKAEKEKLVEGFLGYIICSTQEAVVLPPFVAFAVRMNPGIWEYVKVHSDDLSVEGITPSEYLKFKETLYDEKWAKDDNSLEVDFGALDLSTPHLTLPSSIGNGMQFVSKFMSSKLNDKPESMKPLLDYLLTLNYRGEKLMVNDTIDSVDKLQTALLLAEVFVSGLPKFTPYLKFEQRFQEWGLEKGWGENAERCKETLNFLSEVLQAPDPINMEKFFSRVPSIFNIVVFSIHGYFGQEKVLGLPDTGGQVVYILDQVRSMEEELVQRIKQQGLHITPKILVLTRLIPDSKGTKCNVELEPVENTKYSQILRVPFKTEDGKDLRQWVSRFDIYPYLERYTQDASAKILDILEGKPDLIIGNYTDGNLVASLMSSKLGVTQGTIAHALEKTKYENSDAKWRELDQKYHFSCQFTADMIAMNTTDFIITSTYQEIAGSKEKPGQYEHHYAFTMPGLCRFATGINVFDPKFNIAAPGADQSVYFPYTQKQKRLTGLHPQIEELLYSKEDTDEHIGYLADKNKPIIFSMARLDKVKNITGLVEWYGQNKKVRDLVNLVVVAGLLNAAQSKDREEIDEINKMHNLIDKYQLKGQIRWIKAQTDRVRNGELYRYIADTKGAFVQPALYEAFGLTVIEAMNCGLPTFATNQGGPAEIIVDGVSGFHINPMNGREAGTKIADFFQKCKEDPSYWNKVSTAGLQRIYECYTWKIYATKVLNMGSMYGFWRTLNKEERAAKQRYLQMFYNLQYRNLVKTVPRIGEQPPRTTASTSTAGAAVKAAEPDPEDDDQPTRAEAACKQMIRTAT is encoded by the exons atggcctccaAGCTCAGCTTCAAGAGAATGGACAGCATTGCTGAAACCATGCCTGATGCGCTACAACAAAGCCGGTACCAGATGAAGAGGTGCTTTCAAAG GTATGTATCGAAGGGCAGAAGGCTGTTGAAGAACCAGCAGCTCGTGGAGGAGCTGGAAAAATCACTAGATGACAAAGCTGAGAAGGAAAAGCTTGTTGAAGGCTTTCTCGGTTACATTATTTGTTCGACGCAG GAAGCAGTAGTGCTACCACCGTTCGTTGCATTCGCTGTCAGAATGAATCCTGGCATCTGGGAATATGTCAAAGTTCACTCTGATGATCTGTCCGTCGAGGGAATCACTCCGTCAGAGTACCTGAAGTTCAAAGAGACCTTATATGATGAGAAATG GGCCAAGGATGACAATTCATTGGAAGTTGATTTTGGTGCTCTTGACCTCTCAACACCTCATCTGACGCTGCCCTCGTCCATAGGGAATGGGATGCAGTTTGTCTCCAAATTCATGTCTTCAAAGTTGAATGACAAGCCTGAAAGCATGAAGCCGTTGCTAGACTATTTGCTCACCCTGAATTACCGCGGCGAG AAACTGATGGTTAACGACACAATCGACTCAGTGGACAAGCTTCAGACAGCGCTGCTCCTCGCAGAAGTTTTTGTCAGCGGGCTGCCTAAATTCACACCATATTTGAAATTTGAACAGAG ATTTCAGGAGTGGGGGTTGGAGAAAGGATGGGGTGAAAATGCCGAGAGGTGCAAGGAGACTCTGAATTTCCTATCTGAAGTGCTCCAGGCACCAGATCCTATCAACATGGAGAAGTTCTTCAGCAGGGTTCCATCCATATTTAACATTGTCGTCTTCTCTATCCATGGTTACTTTGGCCAAGAGAAGGTTCTAGGATTGCCAGACACCGGCGGTCAG GTTGTTTACATCCTGGACCAAGTCAGGTCCAtggaagaggagctggtgcaaagAATCAAGCAGCAGGGTTTGCATATAACACCAAAGATTCTTGTG CTAACAAGACTGATACCAGATTCCAAAGGCACAAAATGTAATGTGGAGCTCGAACCGGTTGAAAATACAAAATATTCACAAATACTCCGTGTGCCATTCAAGACTGAAGACGGGAAAGATTTGCGCCAGTGGGTGTCCCGGTTTGACATTTACCCGTACCTAGAGAGATATACTCAG GATGCTTCTGCCAAAATTCTTGACATTCTAGAGGGCAAACCAGACTTGATCATTGGCAACTACACTGACGGCAACTTGGTGGCATCCCTCATGTCGAGCAAACTAGGCGTAACACAG GGAACAATTGCACATGCTCTCGAGAAGACAAAGTATGAGAACTCAGATGCTAAGTGGAGAGAGCTGGACCAAAAATACCACTTCTCCTGCCAATTTACTGCCGATATGATTGCCATGAATACTACTGACTTTATCATCACTAGCACATACCAAGAAATTGCTGGGAG CAAGGAGAAGCCTGGTCAATATGAACACCACTATGCATTCACAATGCCCGGTCTTTGCCGCTTCGCCACGGGCATCAATGTCTTTGATCCGAAGTTCAACATTGCTGCACCTGGTGCCGATCAGtccgtctacttcccctacacacAGAAGCAGAAGCGGCTGACAGGCTTACACCCACAGATTGAGGAGTTACTGTACAGCAAGGAGGATACAGACGAACACAT AGGGTATCTGGCAGACAAAAATAAGCCAATCATCTTCTCGATGGCAAGGCTAGACAAGGTGAAGAACATCACTGGACTAGTGGAGTGGTATGGCCAGAACAAGAAGGTCAGGGACCTTGTGAACCTCGTCGTCGTCGCAGGCCTCCTGAATGCTGCGCAGTCCAAGGACCGAGAAGAGATAGACGAGATCAACAAGATGCACAATTTGATTGACAAGTACCAGCTGAAAGGACAGATCCGGTGGATCAAGGCTCAGACTGACCGTGTCCGTAACGGCGAGCTGTACCGTTACATTGCAGATACAAAGGGTGCATTTGTTCAG CCTGCACTCTACGAAGCATTTGGGCTAACAGTCATCGAGGCGATGAACTGCGGGCTTCCAACCTTCGCGACAAACCAGGGAGGGCCAGCGGAGATCATTGTCGATGGCGTCTCGGGTTTCCACATAAACCCGATGAACGGCAGGGAGGCTGGCACCAAGATTGCAGACTTCTTCCAGAAGTGCAAGGAAGACCCAAGCTACTGGAACAAGGTGTCCACTGCTGGACTTCAGCGCATCTACGAATG CTACACATGGAAGATATACGCGACTAAAGTGCTGAACATGGGATCGATGTATGGCTTCTGGAGGACTCTGAACAAGGAGGAGAGAGCGGCCAAACAGCGGTACCTGCAGATGTTCTACAATCTTCAGTACAGGAACCTG GTGAAGACTGTCCCTAGAATAGGGGAGCAGCCCCCGAGGACCACAGCCTCGACCTCGACAGCAGGCGCTGCGGTG aaaGCCGCGGAACCGGATCCAGAG GATGATGACCAGCCTACTCGGGCCGAAGCGGCGTGCAAACAAATGATCAGAACAGCTACATGA
- the LOC123167316 gene encoding sucrose synthase 7 isoform X1, protein MASKLSFKRMDSIAETMPDALQQSRYQMKRCFQRYVSKGRRLLKNQQLVEELEKSLDDKAEKEKLVEGFLGYIICSTQEAVVLPPFVAFAVRMNPGIWEYVKVHSDDLSVEGITPSEYLKFKETLYDEKWAKDDNSLEVDFGALDLSTPHLTLPSSIGNGMQFVSKFMSSKLNDKPESMKPLLDYLLTLNYRGEKLMVNDTIDSVDKLQTALLLAEVFVSGLPKFTPYLKFEQRFQEWGLEKGWGENAERCKETLNFLSEVLQAPDPINMEKFFSRVPSIFNIVVFSIHGYFGQEKVLGLPDTGGQVVYILDQVRSMEEELVQRIKQQGLHITPKILVLTRLIPDSKGTKCNVELEPVENTKYSQILRVPFKTEDGKDLRQWVSRFDIYPYLERYTQDASAKILDILEGKPDLIIGNYTDGNLVASLMSSKLGVTQGTIAHALEKTKYENSDAKWRELDQKYHFSCQFTADMIAMNTTDFIITSTYQEIAGSKEKPGQYEHHYAFTMPGLCRFATGINVFDPKFNIAAPGADQSVYFPYTQKQKRLTGLHPQIEELLYSKEDTDEHIGYLADKNKPIIFSMARLDKVKNITGLVEWYGQNKKVRDLVNLVVVAGLLNAAQSKDREEIDEINKMHNLIDKYQLKGQIRWIKAQTDRVRNGELYRYIADTKGAFVQPALYEAFGLTVIEAMNCGLPTFATNQGGPAEIIVDGVSGFHINPMNGREAGTKIADFFQKCKEDPSYWNKVSTAGLQRIYECYTWKIYATKVLNMGSMYGFWRTLNKEERAAKQRYLQMFYNLQYRNLVKTVPRIGEQPPRTTASTSTAGAAVVRDEIVVRPKERKPRNRIQRMMTSLLGPKRRANK, encoded by the exons atggcctccaAGCTCAGCTTCAAGAGAATGGACAGCATTGCTGAAACCATGCCTGATGCGCTACAACAAAGCCGGTACCAGATGAAGAGGTGCTTTCAAAG GTATGTATCGAAGGGCAGAAGGCTGTTGAAGAACCAGCAGCTCGTGGAGGAGCTGGAAAAATCACTAGATGACAAAGCTGAGAAGGAAAAGCTTGTTGAAGGCTTTCTCGGTTACATTATTTGTTCGACGCAG GAAGCAGTAGTGCTACCACCGTTCGTTGCATTCGCTGTCAGAATGAATCCTGGCATCTGGGAATATGTCAAAGTTCACTCTGATGATCTGTCCGTCGAGGGAATCACTCCGTCAGAGTACCTGAAGTTCAAAGAGACCTTATATGATGAGAAATG GGCCAAGGATGACAATTCATTGGAAGTTGATTTTGGTGCTCTTGACCTCTCAACACCTCATCTGACGCTGCCCTCGTCCATAGGGAATGGGATGCAGTTTGTCTCCAAATTCATGTCTTCAAAGTTGAATGACAAGCCTGAAAGCATGAAGCCGTTGCTAGACTATTTGCTCACCCTGAATTACCGCGGCGAG AAACTGATGGTTAACGACACAATCGACTCAGTGGACAAGCTTCAGACAGCGCTGCTCCTCGCAGAAGTTTTTGTCAGCGGGCTGCCTAAATTCACACCATATTTGAAATTTGAACAGAG ATTTCAGGAGTGGGGGTTGGAGAAAGGATGGGGTGAAAATGCCGAGAGGTGCAAGGAGACTCTGAATTTCCTATCTGAAGTGCTCCAGGCACCAGATCCTATCAACATGGAGAAGTTCTTCAGCAGGGTTCCATCCATATTTAACATTGTCGTCTTCTCTATCCATGGTTACTTTGGCCAAGAGAAGGTTCTAGGATTGCCAGACACCGGCGGTCAG GTTGTTTACATCCTGGACCAAGTCAGGTCCAtggaagaggagctggtgcaaagAATCAAGCAGCAGGGTTTGCATATAACACCAAAGATTCTTGTG CTAACAAGACTGATACCAGATTCCAAAGGCACAAAATGTAATGTGGAGCTCGAACCGGTTGAAAATACAAAATATTCACAAATACTCCGTGTGCCATTCAAGACTGAAGACGGGAAAGATTTGCGCCAGTGGGTGTCCCGGTTTGACATTTACCCGTACCTAGAGAGATATACTCAG GATGCTTCTGCCAAAATTCTTGACATTCTAGAGGGCAAACCAGACTTGATCATTGGCAACTACACTGACGGCAACTTGGTGGCATCCCTCATGTCGAGCAAACTAGGCGTAACACAG GGAACAATTGCACATGCTCTCGAGAAGACAAAGTATGAGAACTCAGATGCTAAGTGGAGAGAGCTGGACCAAAAATACCACTTCTCCTGCCAATTTACTGCCGATATGATTGCCATGAATACTACTGACTTTATCATCACTAGCACATACCAAGAAATTGCTGGGAG CAAGGAGAAGCCTGGTCAATATGAACACCACTATGCATTCACAATGCCCGGTCTTTGCCGCTTCGCCACGGGCATCAATGTCTTTGATCCGAAGTTCAACATTGCTGCACCTGGTGCCGATCAGtccgtctacttcccctacacacAGAAGCAGAAGCGGCTGACAGGCTTACACCCACAGATTGAGGAGTTACTGTACAGCAAGGAGGATACAGACGAACACAT AGGGTATCTGGCAGACAAAAATAAGCCAATCATCTTCTCGATGGCAAGGCTAGACAAGGTGAAGAACATCACTGGACTAGTGGAGTGGTATGGCCAGAACAAGAAGGTCAGGGACCTTGTGAACCTCGTCGTCGTCGCAGGCCTCCTGAATGCTGCGCAGTCCAAGGACCGAGAAGAGATAGACGAGATCAACAAGATGCACAATTTGATTGACAAGTACCAGCTGAAAGGACAGATCCGGTGGATCAAGGCTCAGACTGACCGTGTCCGTAACGGCGAGCTGTACCGTTACATTGCAGATACAAAGGGTGCATTTGTTCAG CCTGCACTCTACGAAGCATTTGGGCTAACAGTCATCGAGGCGATGAACTGCGGGCTTCCAACCTTCGCGACAAACCAGGGAGGGCCAGCGGAGATCATTGTCGATGGCGTCTCGGGTTTCCACATAAACCCGATGAACGGCAGGGAGGCTGGCACCAAGATTGCAGACTTCTTCCAGAAGTGCAAGGAAGACCCAAGCTACTGGAACAAGGTGTCCACTGCTGGACTTCAGCGCATCTACGAATG CTACACATGGAAGATATACGCGACTAAAGTGCTGAACATGGGATCGATGTATGGCTTCTGGAGGACTCTGAACAAGGAGGAGAGAGCGGCCAAACAGCGGTACCTGCAGATGTTCTACAATCTTCAGTACAGGAACCTG GTGAAGACTGTCCCTAGAATAGGGGAGCAGCCCCCGAGGACCACAGCCTCGACCTCGACAGCAGGCGCTGCGGTGGTGCGTGACGAGATTGTAGTGAGGCCGAAAGAAAG aaaGCCGCGGAACCGGATCCAGAG GATGATGACCAGCCTACTCGGGCCGAAGCGGCGTGCAAACAAATGA
- the LOC123164021 gene encoding putative disease resistance RPP13-like protein 1 gives MAVVLDSYVKRCAAALEEFAGQEACGALGIRDNVRGLLGTLARIDAVVSHEERRRVLSSRVDAWVVLLKDVMYEVDDVLDVCAAEGAKILADDHPPAPKVRCAFMFSCFRYSGPQKFHHEIGFTIRDIDIRLREIEDEMPPLPAAGASPRPGGARRDWFTSEMSRSCHDDVVKPRAAVGTQVHKSVAGLVPRLLREGKKKVDVFAVVGAVGIGKTTLAREIFTDERMTENFPICVWVKMSKDLSEAAFLKKIIAGAGVNAGDTENKEDLLGLLSSALSKRFLIVLDDLDSPGIWDDLLKDPLGDGVARGRILVTTRDEEVAAGLKAVVHRVDKMDAENSWALLHEQVFLESDSEEVQALEDVGMKIAEKCEGHPLAIKVIAGVLRSRGTSKAEWEMVLKSDAWSMRPLLQQVPQALYLSYVDLPSELKECFLHSSLYPEDCPVRRFDLVRHWIAEGLVKPRENKELEESAEEYYLELIGRNLLQPDPDNLDQCWMTHDLLRSLARFLITDESILIDGQERSSMGSLSSLSKPRHLALCNMENSLEDPISVKQQMSLRSLMLFNSPNVRVIDNLLLESATCLRVLDLSNTAIEALPKSVGTLRHLRYLNLDGTQLSDLPSSVGFLVNLQTLSLEGCQRLQKLPWSISELQELRSLCLEGTSLRYVPKGVGELKHLNHLSGLIIGQDNNDPEGCDLIHLRAMSELRYLQIERLDRATSGASALANKPFLKVLHLSEQAALIEEEENDEEQENQEGAEKEEKDGHEVKNAQWIRDDSAKVSEKIWNELTPPNSVEKLVIKNYQGQKFPNWMAGPKLSTSFPALAFLDLDNCMSCTTLPALGRLKQLKSLEISNADSIVAIGSEFLGTTVMSQAISFPKLQVLKLRNMKNLEDWSLSVEESQTLLPCLKSLHIQFCPKLKALPEGLKDAALCDLRVEGAHCLTEIKDLPKLSDELYLKDNRALLRISNLPALKSLTIDDCAKLKHVSGLDTLQHLRLVFPPSTETYYFEELVIFWNIAFPRWLELLIRLQANGLHRFELQCALPLLRSCLEGGKNWHVVQQIPEVRITSTDGNKYIRYSKARRIYETNAQCEEKST, from the coding sequence ATGGCGGTGGTGCTGGACTCGTACGTGAAGCGGtgcgcggcggcgctggaggagttCGCGGGGCAGGAGGCCTGCGGCGCGCTCGGCATCCGGGACAACGTGCGGGGCCTGCTGGGCACGCTGGCGCGCATCGACGCCGTCGTCTCCCACGAGGAGCGGCGCCGGGTGCTCAGCTCCCGGGTGGACGCCTGGGTGGTGCTGCTCAAGGACGTCATGTACGAGGTGGACGACGTGCTGGACGTCTGCGCAGCCGAGGGCGCCAAGATCCTCGCCGACGACCACCCGCCCGCCCCCAAGGTGCGCTGCGCCTTCATGTTCTCCTGCTTCCGCTACTCGGGGCCCCAGAAGTTCCACCACGAGATCGGCTTCACCATCCGGGACATCGACATCCGGCTCCGGGAGATCGAGGACGAGATgccgccgctccccgccgccgggGCGTCCCCGCGCCCCGGGGGCGCCAGGAGGGATTGGTTCACCAGTGAAATGTCCAGGAGCTGCCACGACGACGTGGTGAAGCCTCGCGCCGCGGTGGGGACGCAGGTCCACAAGTCCGTGGCCGGCCTCGTGCCGAGGTTGCTCAGGGAGGGCAAGAAGAAGGTGGacgtcttcgccgtcgtcggcgccgTGGGGATCGGCAAGACCACGCTTGCCAGGGAGATATTCACCGACGAGAGGATGACTGAAAACTTCCCCATCTGCGTGTGGGTGAAGATGTCGAAGGATCTGTCCGAGGCAGCTTTCTTGAAGAAGATCATCGCCGGCGCCGGTGTAAATGCTGGGGACACAGAGAACAAGGAGGACCTCCTCGGCCTCCTCAGCTCTGCTCTTTCAAAGAGGTTTCTCATCGTCTTGGATGACCTGGACAGCCCGGGTATATGGGACGATCTGCTGAAAGATCCACTGGGAGACGGCGTGGCAAGGGGCAGAATACTGGTCACGACACGGGACGAGGAGGTGGCGGCAGGCTTGAAGGCAGTCGTCCACCGCGTCGACAAAATGGATGCAGAGAACAGCTGGGCGTTACTGCACGAGCAGGTCTTCCTGGAATCCGATTCAGAGGAGGTCCAAGCGCTGGAGGATGTCGGGATGAAGATCGCGGAGAAATGCGAGGGCCATCCTCTGGCAATCAAGGTCATCGCAGGTGTCCTGAGGTCGAGAGGCACGAGCAAGGCCGAGTGGGAGATGGTCCTGAAAAGCGACGCTTGGTCGATGCGGCCGTTGCTTCAGCAGGTGCCACAGGCTCTCTACTTGAGCTATGTTGATCTGCCTTCTGAACTCAAGGAGTGCTTCCTCCATTCCTCTCTGTACCCAGAAGACTGCCCCGTTCGACGCTTTGATCTCGTGCGGCACTGGATTGCCGAAGGCCTTGTCAAGCCCAGAGAGAACAAGGAACTGGAAGAGTCTGCTGAAGAGTACTATCTGGAATTGATAGGCAGAAACTTGTTACAGCCTGATCCTGACAATCTTGACCAGTGCTGGATGACACATGATCTCCTACGATCTCTTGCCCGCTTCCTGATAACAGATGAGAGCATCTTAATTGACGGTCAGGAGAGATCGAGCATGGGCTCGTTGTCCTCATTGTCAAAGCctcggcatcttgcattgtgtaaCATGGAGAACAGCTTGGAGGATCCGATTTCAGTGAAGCAGCAGATGAGCCTAAGGTCACTGATGCTCTTCAACAGCCCGAATGTCAGAGTGATAGACAATCTTCTTCTCGAGTCAGCCACGTGCTTGCGTGTCTTGGACTTGAGCAACACAGCAATAGAGGCTCTCCCAAAATCCGTCGGCACCTTGCGACATCTGAGGTACCTCAATCTTGACGGGACTCAGCTCAGCGACCTACCCTCCTCCGTCGGCTTTCTCGTAAATTTGCAGACCTTGAGCCTTGAAGGCTGTCAAAGATTGCAGAAACTCCCTTGGTCCATCAGTGAATTGCAAGAGCTTAGAAGCCTTTGTCTCGAGGGAACCTCCCTACGCTATGTGCCAAAAGGTGTGGGTGAACTCAAGCATCTTAACCATCTATCTGGTCTGATCATTGGTCAGGACAACAATGATCCTGAGGGCTGTGACTTGATTCACCTTAGAGCCATGTCTGAATTGAGGTACCTTCAGATAGAGAGACTTGATAGGGCTACTTCTGGGGCTTCTGCACTCGCAAACAAGCCATTCCTGAAGGTTCTACACCTGTCTGAGCAAGCAGCATTAATTGAAGAAGAAGAGAATGATGAAGAGCAGGAGAACCAAGAGGGCgcagagaaagaagaaaaggaCGGACATGAAGTAAAAAATGCTCAGTGGATTAGAgatgattcagctaaagtgagtgAAAAGATATGGAATGAGCTCACCCCACCCAATAGCGTCGAGAAGCTGGTAATCAAGAACTACCAAGGTCAAAAGTTTCCGAACTGGATGGCGGGTCCCAAGCTAAGCACCTCCTTCCCTGCCCTTGCCTTCCTTGATCTTGACAACTGCATGTCATGCACCACTCTGCCTGCCCTTGGCCGCCTGAAACAGCTCAAGTCTCTGGAAATCTCAAATGCAGACTCCATTGTCGCCATCGGTTCTGAATTCCTCGGCACCACTGTGATGTCACAAGCCATCTCATTCCCCAAGCTTCAGGTTTTGAAGCTAAGAAACATGAAGAATCTGGAAGACTGGTCCTTAAGTGTGGAAGAGAGCCAGACATTGCTGCCCTGTCTCAAGTCACTGCACATACAGTTCTGCCCTAAACTCAAAGCTCTGCCGGAAGGTCTGAAGGACGCTGCTCTGTGCGACCTTCGTGTTGAGGGTGCACATTGCCTTACAGAGATAAAGGACCTGCCAAAACTATCTGATGAACTCTATCTGAAAGATAACAGGGCGCTTCTGAGGATCTCCAACCTACCCGCACTCAAGTCACTCACCATCGACGACTGCGCGAAGCTGAAGCACGTGTCGGGCCTCGACACGCTGCAGCATCTCAGGCTTGTGTTCCCCCCATCCACGGAGACATACTATTTCGAGGAGTTGGTCATCTTCTGGAACATCGCGTTCCCACGGTGGCTGGAGCTGCTGATCCGTTTGCAGGCCAATGGCCTGCATCGATTCGAGCTGCAGTGTGCACTCCCTTTACTCAGGAGCTGCCTGGAGGGTGGGAAGAACTGGCACGTTGTGCAGCAGATCCCTGAGGTGCGCATCACAAGCACCGATGGCAACAAGTACATAAGGTACAGCAAGGCCCGCCGCATCTACGAGACGAATGCTCAGTGTGAAGAGAAGTCTACCTAA